The genomic region CGGCAACCGCGTATTCGCCAGTCATGCCCATGCGCGGAGCCAGTTGGGGGAGATTTTCAACGGCATCGCAGGGCCGAACATAGAGCGGCTCCACATCTGCGTCGAAATAATCGCCGTGACGGGCCAGCAGACACAGTGAAGCCGTATCCGGGAAGACCAGCCGGGGCATGGCAAATGGCGAGTCGCTTTCCTCTCCTACGGGAACCATGCGCATGCCTTCCAGAGCCGTAAATACATCTGCATTGCGGGCAAGGCCGCTGCCGCAAATGTGCGTGCGGCGGTGTTTGTCTGTGCCGTCCGGCAGGGGCGCTCCCTGTGCGGTCTCAATACGGCGCAGGGCCTCCTGCGGCGCGCAGAGATCAACAACCTGCGTTGGCTGGGCGGGAATCTGCGGCCCATACGACATGAAGGGCTGGCAGTGCACAAGGTTGCGGCGGGCGTGGGTGAGCACCCATACGGGGGTGCCGTAAAACAGATTGTGCTGGAGCACGGCGCTGGTGGCCAGAGCCTGCATGTAGTCCAACCCCGCCAAGCGGGCCTGTCCCACGCGGCGCAGGGCTGCGGCGGTGGTCAGCACCAGCCGTATGCCCGTAAAGGAACCCGGCCCGCGCACGCAGGCAATGCGCCGGAAGTCGGCGGGTTTGATGCCAAGGCTGCTGCAAATCTCTGCCAGGGCCGGAGCCAGGATTTCCGTGGCCCTGTCGGCCTTGTGCCATTCCTGCACGCAGATCAGCCGCTCGTCTTCGGTGACAATGATCTGGAGCGCGCCTTCTGCGGCATTGAGAATAAGCTCAAGCCCGGTGCCGTTCTGCATTATGAGCCGCTCCCGAACCAGCCGGTATTCTTGAGGATGCGCCACAAGTCGTTATAGGTGGCCAGCAGCATGAGAGCCACCAGCAGGGCAATGCCCGCGCGCATGGCGTAATCCTGCAACCGGGCGTTGAGCGGACGGCGGAAAATTATTTCCCACAGGCAAAATACAATCTGTCCGCCATCCAGCACGGGGATAGGCAGCAGGTTCAGGATGCCAAGGTTGATGCTGATGAGCGCCGCCAGCGCCAGAAGCCCGGCAAGGCCTTCATGGGCCTGCTTGCCAACCATCTGCATAATCATGATGGGGCCGCCCACCTGATCCAGAGGCACCACGCGCTCGGCCAGTTTTACAAAGCTCTGCCACGTGAGCGAAACCATGTCTGCGGTCTGGCCCGCTCCGGCAATGGCCGCATCGGCAAAGCCGTGCTGCACAAGCCGCACAGCCCCGGAGTTACGAATGCCGATAAGCCATGCGCTTTCTTCTTCGCCAAAGATGGTCTTACGGATGGACCGTTCAGGCGTGAGTTCCACGCTGATGATCATGCCTTGCTCGGGCTGTGCGGCTTCATCCGTGCGTGTTTGATCGTCAGCCTGGGGGGCCATGTCCGGGCGTGAAAGTGTGACGGCAAGCGTTTTGCCGTTGCTCTGCGTAATGGCGTCGGCCATGGCCTGCCAGTTGGCAACGGCAGCGCCGTTGATACTTACGATGGTATCACCTGGCTGAATGCCCGCCTTGTCCGCAGGGCCGTTCTGCACAACGCCGCCAACCTGAGGCAGCAGCACAGGGGTTCCCCAGCCAAGGGCCAGGGTCCAGCAGAGCAGCCACGCCAGAATGATATTTGCGGCGGGGCCAGCGGCAACCACAAGCAGGCGCTGCCATGCGGGGCGCAGGGCAAAGCTTTCTTTTTCAGTAAAGCCTTCGGGAATGTCCTTGGGGTCGCTTTCGCCCACCAGGGCCACATAGCCGCCAAGCGGCACCAGCGACAGGGCGTATTCCGTCTTGCCCTTGCGGTATTTGAGAATCTTGGGGCCAAAGCCCAGGGAGAACGTGGAAACGCCCATGCCAAGGCCACGCGCCACGGCAAAGTGCCCCAGTTCGTGGAAAAAAATCAGGCCGCCAAGAACGACCACGACTGCAATAATTGTTGTCAGCACAAGGAACCTCCGTCACGGGCCAGCCCGTAGACCAGCTCGCGGCTCTGGCAGTCAAGACGCTGCATGCGCTCCGCCAGTGTATGCGCCTCCATTGTCAGTGCGGCTTCGCTGTCTGCTGCGGAAGCGGCACCTTCAAGAGGCGCGCATAAAGGCTGATGGCCGGGGTTGGAAGCGCCGTGCGCCTCCAGTGCGGCGGCTATCAGCCGGGGGATGTCCATAAACGCGCAGCGGCCTGTAAGGAAAAGATCCACTGCGGCCTCGTTGGCGGCGTTGAGCACTACGCAACGTCCGCCACGGTTTTCCAGCACCTGCTTGGCCAGTCCAAGACAGGGAAAAGCGCTTTCGTCCGGTTCATGAAAGGTAAGCGGCTTTGCCGTAAGGTCAAGCGGCGGTACGTTCACCGGCATGCAGCGCGGCCAGAGCAGGCAGGCCGCAATGGCCATGCGCATGTCTGGCGTGCCGAGCTGGGCAAGCTGGCTGCCATCGTGAAATTCCACAAGCGAATGCACCACGGACTGCGGATGCACCAGCACCTTGATGCGTTCGGCAGGCACGCCGTAGAGGTGAAAAGCCTCAATGACCTCCAGCCCCTTGTTCATGAGCGTGGCCGAATCAATGGTGATTTTGGCTCCCATGCTCCAGTTGGGGTGCTTGAGGGCCTGCTCTGGCGTAACGGCGCTCAGGGCCTCGAGTGTCCAGCCGCGAAACGGCCCGCCGGAGGCTGTGAGAATGAGCCGTTCCACTTCCTGCCCGCGCCCGGCAAGACACTGAAAAATGGCATTGTGTTCGGAATCCACGGGCAGCACCACGGCCCCTGTGCGGGCGCACACGCGGCGCACAAGGTCGCCAGCCAGCACCAGGGATTCCTTGTTGGCAAGGCAGATGATCTTTCCTGCCAGAGCCGCCGCCAGCGTTCCGGCAAGTCCCGCAGCGCCCACCTGTGCGGAAAGCACGGTGGAAGCCTCGGGCAGGGAGGCCAGCTCCGCGTACCCCTCGCTCCCCACAAGAATACGGGGGCGGTAGTCCGCAGGCAGCAGCGCGCGCAGTTTGGTTGCGGATTCCTCGTCAAGCACAGCCAGATGTGGCGGCCGCCATGTGAGGGCCTGTTCCGCAAGACGCTGCACGTTGCGGGCGCAGGCGAAACCCACCATGCGGAAGGCCTGCGGGTGCGCTGCGGCAACTTCCAGCGTGCTGCGCCCTATGGAGCCTGTGGAACCCAGAAGTACCAGACTACGCGGCCAAGTTTGCTGCCAGCTTTCACCGGGGGCGTCAGAAATGTAATTGATGGAAGGGCCGCCCAGGCCGGGCCAGAGTTGCGCCATGGTGAGGTTGTCCTTTAATGGGCGCGCGCAGGTGCTCGCGGCGCGTGTGCGCATAAGATTGGTACTGCGGCAAAAAATTCAAGCTCCCCGGTGGGGGATAACCGAGGATTTCAAAATAAAGAGGCTCTAAGGGACATTAACACGATGAGAATCTTCGCCCCCCGCCGCAAGCAGGGGGCAAAAGAGTCATAGTGCCAACAGGCCCTAAAAGAAGAAAAACCACTGGTCAACAACGGCCACCATGGGCATGGCAAACAGCAGGCTGTCGGCTCTGTCGAGGATACCGCCGTGCCCTGGCAGCAGATTGCCGGAATCCTTGATGTTTACCGAACGCTTGAGGGCGGATTCAAAGAGGTCGCCCAACTGGGCGAAGGCGTTGATCGCAATGCCCAGCAGAGCAAAGGAGAACCAGCCGGTCTTGCCGTATATTTCGCCGTAAATGGCGCAAAAGATCACGCAGCCAACAAGGCTGCCCACCGCGCCTTCCGAGCTTTTCTTGGGGCTGACGCGGGGCCACAGTTTGTGGTGCCCAAAGCGTGTGCCCACAAAGTAGGCGGTGGTGTCGGAAATGGCCACCGCCGCAATAACAAAGATGAGTTTGGTGGTGGAAAGATAGGTCGCCGGGAGCAGCAGCAGGGGCACATAGGCCAGCCCCGCCATAAAGATGCCGCTGGAGGCAAAGGCATTGTCGTCTTCAACAACATCCCACCGGAAAAGAAAACTCATGGACGCCAGCACAAAGCCTGCGCCGAGGCAGACCAGAGCATCTTGCGGTCTGTGCAGCCATGTGAGGCAGATCATGCACCAGCCAAGCACGATGGCGCAAATGCGGCTGGGCACACGGCTGGAACCCCAGAACAGGGAGTAGAACTCCCACAGGCCGAGGGCGCATACCAGCAAAATGACAAACAGCAAGGGCAGGCCCCTGAGCCAGAGTGCCAGCAGCAAGACAGCGGCAAGGGCAAGGCCTGTGAAAATACGGCGAATATCGATGGATTGCGTTGAAGGATCAATGGGCATCAATTTGCTCCTGTGTTTTGCCGAAGCGGCGCGAACGGGCAGCATAGGCGTCAAGGGCCATGCGGAGCTGCGTGGCGTCGAAGTCCGGCCATGGCACGGGCGTGAAATACAGCTCGCTGTAGGCGCATTGGTAGAGCAGATAATTGCTCAGCCTCTGCTCGCCGCTTGTGCGGATAAGCAGGTCAGGGTCCGGTTGCCCCGCAGTGTACAAATGATCGGCAACGGTCTGTTCGGTCACGTCTTCAGGGCGCAGACCTTCGCGCAGCATGGTTTGCATGGCGCGCACAATTTCGCCCCTGCCGCCATAATTGAGGGCAAGATTCAGAACCATGTCCTTACCGCCCTCGGTGCGTTTGATGGCATGGCGTAGGGCCGTGCGCTGGGCAAGGGGCATGGAGTCAAGGTCGCCCAGAACGCGCATGGAAATACCCTGTTCGACCATGCGCGGCACCTCGCGGCTCAGAAATTCCATCAGCAGACTGAAAAGGGCGCTGATTTCTGTCTTTGGGCGGTTCCAGTTTTCGCTGGAAAAGGTGTAGAGCGTGAGGTGGCGTATGCCCAGAGACCGGCATTCAGTCACAATGTTGCGCACGGTTTCCGCGCCAGCGCGGTGGCCTGCTTCGCGGGGCAACCCGCGCGCCTGAGCCCAGCGGCCATTGCCGTCCATGATGATGGCGAGGTGTGTGGGCAGTTTGTCTGGATGATCCGTCATGCAAAAGCCTGTGGTGAAAAGTCCTGCGGGTCTGCGGAATGGTCTGCGGCCTTGTCTGCGGCGGCAAAGCCGCGCCCCGCAATGTGCTTGCGGGGCGCGCGCAACCCGGGCGGAAAATCCGCCATGGGCTAGATTTCCATGATTTCCTTTTCTTTGGCCGCGCACTTTTTGTCGGCATCAGCCACAAACTTGTCCGTCAGCTTTTGTACGTCTTCAGAAGCCTTCTTCTGTTCGTCTTCGCTGATGGCCTTGTCTTTTTCCAGCTTTTTCAGGCTGTCGTTGGCGTCGCGGCGCACGTTGCGCACTGCCACCTTGGCGTCCTCGGTGTATTTGCGGGCCACTTTGACCAGATCCTTGCGGCGGTCTTCGGTCAACGGCGGTATCATGATGCGGATAACCTTGCCGTCATTGATGGGCGTAAGGCCCAGATCAGACTTCAGAATGGCCTTTTCAATCACCGAAATTCCGCCCTTGTCCCAGGGCTGGATAGTCACGGTGCGGCTGTCGGGCACGGCAACGGAGGCCATCTGGCTGATGGGCGTGGGGGTGCCGTAGTAGTCGCCCTTGATGCCGTCCACCAGGGCGGTGGAGGCGCGGCCCGTGCGCAGCTTGGAAAAATCGCGTTCCTGCGCGGCAATGGCCTTTTCCATACGGTCTTCGGCGTCCAGAAGGATGCTGTCTATATCCATCAGTATTCTCCTTGGGGGGCTCAGTTCTGAACGATGGTGCCTACGGATTCGCCGGTGACGGCGCGGCAGATGTCGCCGCCAAACATGCGGCACACGATGATGGGCACGTTGTTATCGCGCACAAGGGCAAAGGCCGTGGCGTCCATGACGCCCAGATGGCGCGCCAGTGTTTCGTCATAGGTGATGCTGTCGTACTTGACGGCATCGGAATATTTGTTGGGGTCTTTGTCGTAGATGCCGTCAACCTTGGTTGCCTTGATGATGGCGTCGCACTTCAGTTCCATGCCGCGCAGGGCGGCGGTGGTGTCGGTGGTGAAGTATGGGTTGCCGGTGCCTGCGGCGCAGATGACCACGCGGCCCTTTTCCATGTGGCGCAGGGCGCGGCGGCGGATGAAGGGTTCGCACACTTCCTGCATGGTGATGGCCGAAAGCACGCGCGTGGGGTAGCCCAGCTTTTCCAGCATGTCCTGCACGGCCAGCGCGTTGAGCACAGTGGCCAGCATGCCCATGTAGTCGGCGGACGAACGTTCCATGCCCTTGGCCGAGCCGGAAAGCCCGCGAAAAATATTGCCCCCGCCAATCACAAGGGCCATTTCCACGCCCATTTCGAGCACAGTGCCGATTTCACGGCAGATGGTGGCTACGGTTTCCGGGTCAATGCCGGTCTTGTTTTCTCCGGCCAGGGCCTCGCCGCTCAGCTTGAGCAGCACGCGCTTGTATTTCAGTGTGGGCATGAGTCCGCCTTGGTAAAGGCTGAGGTGTTGCGGGCTTTCGCCGGACGCAGGAAAAGGGCTGGGCTTTTGGCCCTGCCCCAAAACGAAAGAATCGTAACAGAATTTGCGCGCAGCTCAAAGTGTTTTTGCATCAGCAGTCCCGGCAGGGCCTGGGCCGCTCTGCGCAGACTCCACTGGCGCAGTCTGGGAGCGGCGACTACGCCTGCTTGGGCCATTCCTCCACAGTGAAGGGCAGGCTTTGGGCCATCTGGGCCAGAGCCTCGCGCGCTTCTCGCTCTCTGTGAGGTGAAAAGATAACCCGCAGCAGGGCTGTCTTGTTTTCAAGCACGGTAAAATAGGCGATGTGCTCATAGGCTTCGAGCAAAAAGCGGAACAGCCCCGTATGCTCCGGCGTAATGCGCACCAAAAGGCTGGCGCTGCGCGTTGGCGGCGGCAGTGAGGGAGCTGGCTTGCGCCTTTCGCGCAGCGAAGGTGGACCGGAAGCGGAACCTCGTGCGCGCGGCATTAGTACAACCCGGCCCAGCGGGCCAGAATCACCAGCCCGAGGCCAAAGGCAATGGTGAGAAAATAGTTCTTTGACCACCACGCGACCAGCAGAGAGGGCAGGGCCACCATCAGAAACAGGTTGGAAGGCCCGGCGTTGAAATGCCCTTCGTAAAAAAACACGTCCGGCCCCACCAGGGCAGCCATGACGGCGACGGGCACAAAGGACAGCCAGTGCCGCAGCAGCGGCGGCAGGCTGTCGCCCTTCAAAAAGGTGACAGGCAGGATTTTTGGCAGAACCGTAACCAGAACACTGCCAAGAAGGCAGAGCATCAGGGCCGCATGGGTGCTGAACCATCCACTTTCGTTCATGATTCGGCCTCCTCTGTGCGTGGCGTCGCCATGTTGCTGATAGTGCGGCTGTCTGCATCCTTGTTTTGCTGGTCGGCAAGGTCAATGGGCGTGCCCTCGTGCTGCGCCTTGCGCACCAGCAGCCATGTGCCAAGGCTTGCGCCCAGCACCGTGGCAACGGCAATGTTCCACTGAGTCATGCCCGCAGCCTTGAGGCTGATGGAGAGCGTGGTGGTAAAGAGTGCCACCAGCACGTGCAGGCGGCTGACGCACTGTGGCACCAGCAGGGCCAGAAACATGGCGGTGAGGGCATAATCAAGGCCCAGCGGCTTAACATCGCTCACAAGCTCGCCGCAGAACGCGCCAATGGCGGCACCGGAAACCCATCCCAGTTGCGCGGTCTGGTTGCAGACAAAGAGTGTGGTGAGGCTTCGCTGCCAGCCGTTCTGAAAAGCCGTGACATGGACGGCAAAGGTCTCGTCCGTAAGGCCGAGGCCCAGCAGAAAGCGTTGCCCGCGCGGCAGGCCCGCCAGCCATGGGGATTCTGCGGCGGATTGCAGCAGATAGCGCAGGTTTACAATAAAGACCGCCGCCATAATGGAGAGCGCGCTTGCGCCAGCGCCCCACATGCCCGCGAACACGAACTGGCCGGAGCCGGAAAACATGAGCACGGACATGGCGACAGCCAAGGAGGGCGGGATGTTGTTCTTGACGGCAAGAACCCCAAAAGCGAAGCCTACGGGCAGGTAGCCCAGCACAATGGGCAGTGCGCGCCGCAGGCCCTCCGCCAGGGGGGAAGCGGAAGATATGCCGGACATGTCATAACCTCGATAAAAGTAAGACAATGAGGCTACGCCCTTTGGCCCTGGCTGGCAAGCCGGAGCCGGGTATTGGTTCCAGGTCCGGCGGCTGGCGGGGGGGCTGCTGATGCCCGTCTGGCATGAGCCAAGCAGAAGCAATGGAGAAGGCAGGGTGTTTCGGTTGCTGCCATCCAGCCTCGAAGCGAAATTTGCCTGTCTTCGTGAAGGGCCGCAAGGGCAGACTCCACGAAGGCAGGCAAATTGTTATGCAACAGTGCTGCAAATATGGATTGTCAGGGCCACGTTTTTTGTAAGGCCCTTACCACCAGAAGAGGGGATACCTCTTGCGGGCGGCGAGATTATTGGCGGCATAGGCCAGGGCCAGCATGCAGATGGCCCCCGCTGCGCAGGGCAGGAGCACATACCAGTAGCCGAGACTGTGGATGCCGGGGCCGCCGATGACCGCGATAAGGGCCGTTGCGCCGCCCGGAGGATGCAGGGTCTGCGTTGCGTGCATAAGGGCAATGGCTGTGGAAACGGCAAGGCCCGAGGCCAGCACTGGATTATCACTGAAGAGTAGCTGGCAGCTCACACCCACAAGCGCGGAAAGCACGTGCCCGCCCACAAGATTGCGGGGCTGGGCCAGCGGGCTGTGGGGCGCGCCAAAGGCCAGCACGGCGGAAGCGCCGAACGAGCCGATGAGCAGAGGCAGATTCCATTCCTGCGCGCAGAGCTTTTCAAGCAGCGCAAGGCTGATTATGGACAGGCAACTGCCTGCCCACGCCCAGAATATTTCATTCCAGTCGGCCCTGGGCGGGGCCATTGTGCCTGCCCGCAGGCGGCGCAAAACACGCATCATTGGCATCCTCGTTACTAGATGTTGCGAGAGTCGCGGTGGTGAAGCCGTGCTTCCCTGGTTGAATGAACTGGCTGTCTATATACGGGCCATGGCAAGAAAGGCCGCGTGCAGGGCAGCAAGCAGGGCAATGAGCGTTGGGCCTGCCCATGTTTGCGTTCCGTGCATGCCGTAGCAGGTTATGGAGAGCGCCCTTTGCGGACATACGACCACGCAGTCGCGGCACAGATTGCAGTCCTCATTGGGGCCTGATGTCGTCATGGGGTCGCCCATGGCGTCCTGACGGCATACACGCACGCAGGCCATGCAGCGGCGGCAGGAGCCTGTGCGGCGCACGCGCCATGGCGCAATGCGCCCAATCCACTTTGCCAGCAGCCCTAGCGGGCAGAGGCCCCGGCAGTAGGCGGCGTATCCGGCCTTGCGGCTGACCAGCAGGGAAGCCGGTACAGCCAGCAGGCCCAGCAAGAGGCCGCAGGCAATAGCCGCCTCCAGCGGCGCGCCCGAAAAACGCAAGAGCAGGGGAACGGCAAGGGTCAGGCCCAGCATGGC from Desulfovibrio sp. UIB00 harbors:
- the rseP gene encoding RIP metalloprotease RseP → MLTTIIAVVVVLGGLIFFHELGHFAVARGLGMGVSTFSLGFGPKILKYRKGKTEYALSLVPLGGYVALVGESDPKDIPEGFTEKESFALRPAWQRLLVVAAGPAANIILAWLLCWTLALGWGTPVLLPQVGGVVQNGPADKAGIQPGDTIVSINGAAVANWQAMADAITQSNGKTLAVTLSRPDMAPQADDQTRTDEAAQPEQGMIISVELTPERSIRKTIFGEEESAWLIGIRNSGAVRLVQHGFADAAIAGAGQTADMVSLTWQSFVKLAERVVPLDQVGGPIMIMQMVGKQAHEGLAGLLALAALISINLGILNLLPIPVLDGGQIVFCLWEIIFRRPLNARLQDYAMRAGIALLVALMLLATYNDLWRILKNTGWFGSGS
- the pyrH gene encoding UMP kinase, with amino-acid sequence MPTLKYKRVLLKLSGEALAGENKTGIDPETVATICREIGTVLEMGVEMALVIGGGNIFRGLSGSAKGMERSSADYMGMLATVLNALAVQDMLEKLGYPTRVLSAITMQEVCEPFIRRRALRHMEKGRVVICAAGTGNPYFTTDTTAALRGMELKCDAIIKATKVDGIYDKDPNKYSDAVKYDSITYDETLARHLGVMDATAFALVRDNNVPIIVCRMFGGDICRAVTGESVGTIVQN
- the tsaB gene encoding tRNA (adenosine(37)-N6)-threonylcarbamoyltransferase complex dimerization subunit type 1 TsaB, translating into MQNGTGLELILNAAEGALQIIVTEDERLICVQEWHKADRATEILAPALAEICSSLGIKPADFRRIACVRGPGSFTGIRLVLTTAAALRRVGQARLAGLDYMQALATSAVLQHNLFYGTPVWVLTHARRNLVHCQPFMSYGPQIPAQPTQVVDLCAPQEALRRIETAQGAPLPDGTDKHRRTHICGSGLARNADVFTALEGMRMVPVGEESDSPFAMPRLVFPDTASLCLLARHGDYFDADVEPLYVRPCDAVENLPQLAPRMGMTGEYAVAALDTMLERSPTSEI
- the frr gene encoding ribosome recycling factor, encoding MDIDSILLDAEDRMEKAIAAQERDFSKLRTGRASTALVDGIKGDYYGTPTPISQMASVAVPDSRTVTIQPWDKGGISVIEKAILKSDLGLTPINDGKVIRIMIPPLTEDRRKDLVKVARKYTEDAKVAVRNVRRDANDSLKKLEKDKAISEDEQKKASEDVQKLTDKFVADADKKCAAKEKEIMEI
- a CDS encoding AzlC family ABC transporter permease, giving the protein MSGISSASPLAEGLRRALPIVLGYLPVGFAFGVLAVKNNIPPSLAVAMSVLMFSGSGQFVFAGMWGAGASALSIMAAVFIVNLRYLLQSAAESPWLAGLPRGQRFLLGLGLTDETFAVHVTAFQNGWQRSLTTLFVCNQTAQLGWVSGAAIGAFCGELVSDVKPLGLDYALTAMFLALLVPQCVSRLHVLVALFTTTLSISLKAAGMTQWNIAVATVLGASLGTWLLVRKAQHEGTPIDLADQQNKDADSRTISNMATPRTEEAES
- a CDS encoding DUF4911 domain-containing protein, which encodes MPRARGSASGPPSLRERRKPAPSLPPPTRSASLLVRITPEHTGLFRFLLEAYEHIAYFTVLENKTALLRVIFSPHREREAREALAQMAQSLPFTVEEWPKQA
- a CDS encoding phosphatidate cytidylyltransferase; this translates as MPIDPSTQSIDIRRIFTGLALAAVLLLALWLRGLPLLFVILLVCALGLWEFYSLFWGSSRVPSRICAIVLGWCMICLTWLHRPQDALVCLGAGFVLASMSFLFRWDVVEDDNAFASSGIFMAGLAYVPLLLLPATYLSTTKLIFVIAAVAISDTTAYFVGTRFGHHKLWPRVSPKKSSEGAVGSLVGCVIFCAIYGEIYGKTGWFSFALLGIAINAFAQLGDLFESALKRSVNIKDSGNLLPGHGGILDRADSLLFAMPMVAVVDQWFFFF
- a CDS encoding AzlD domain-containing protein, which encodes MNESGWFSTHAALMLCLLGSVLVTVLPKILPVTFLKGDSLPPLLRHWLSFVPVAVMAALVGPDVFFYEGHFNAGPSNLFLMVALPSLLVAWWSKNYFLTIAFGLGLVILARWAGLY
- a CDS encoding isoprenyl transferase, with amino-acid sequence MTDHPDKLPTHLAIIMDGNGRWAQARGLPREAGHRAGAETVRNIVTECRSLGIRHLTLYTFSSENWNRPKTEISALFSLLMEFLSREVPRMVEQGISMRVLGDLDSMPLAQRTALRHAIKRTEGGKDMVLNLALNYGGRGEIVRAMQTMLREGLRPEDVTEQTVADHLYTAGQPDPDLLIRTSGEQRLSNYLLYQCAYSELYFTPVPWPDFDATQLRMALDAYAARSRRFGKTQEQIDAH
- the dxr gene encoding 1-deoxy-D-xylulose-5-phosphate reductoisomerase, which encodes MAQLWPGLGGPSINYISDAPGESWQQTWPRSLVLLGSTGSIGRSTLEVAAAHPQAFRMVGFACARNVQRLAEQALTWRPPHLAVLDEESATKLRALLPADYRPRILVGSEGYAELASLPEASTVLSAQVGAAGLAGTLAAALAGKIICLANKESLVLAGDLVRRVCARTGAVVLPVDSEHNAIFQCLAGRGQEVERLILTASGGPFRGWTLEALSAVTPEQALKHPNWSMGAKITIDSATLMNKGLEVIEAFHLYGVPAERIKVLVHPQSVVHSLVEFHDGSQLAQLGTPDMRMAIAACLLWPRCMPVNVPPLDLTAKPLTFHEPDESAFPCLGLAKQVLENRGGRCVVLNAANEAAVDLFLTGRCAFMDIPRLIAAALEAHGASNPGHQPLCAPLEGAASAADSEAALTMEAHTLAERMQRLDCQSRELVYGLARDGGSLC
- a CDS encoding HPP family protein; its protein translation is MMRVLRRLRAGTMAPPRADWNEIFWAWAGSCLSIISLALLEKLCAQEWNLPLLIGSFGASAVLAFGAPHSPLAQPRNLVGGHVLSALVGVSCQLLFSDNPVLASGLAVSTAIALMHATQTLHPPGGATALIAVIGGPGIHSLGYWYVLLPCAAGAICMLALAYAANNLAARKRYPLFWW